A genome region from Anastrepha ludens isolate Willacy chromosome 3, idAnaLude1.1, whole genome shotgun sequence includes the following:
- the LOC128858986 gene encoding eukaryotic translation initiation factor 3 subunit G-1, giving the protein MPGVDTIKSSWADEVELDYGGLPPTTETVENGYKYVTEYKYNKDDKKVKVVRTYKISKQVVPKTVAKRRTWAKFGDSKNDKPGPNSQTTMVSEEIFMQFLNSKEEEKANDQLLDPSKNIAKCRICNGEHWSVNCPYKGTAMDTNLMEKKAAAAATAAVEAPKSGKYVPPFLKDSQKGGLGMRGRDDTAAIRISNLSESMTEADLDELVKKIGQHSKMYLARDKNTGLCKGFAYVHFKQRKDAAAAIEILNGHGYDHLILNVEWSKPQTN; this is encoded by the coding sequence ATGCCCGGAGTTGACACAATTAAATCTTCTTGGGCCGATGAGGTCGAGCTCGACTATGGCGGTCTGCCTCCTACCACTGAGACCGTTGAAAACGGCTACAAATACGTCACAGAATATAAGTACAATAAAGATGACAAAAAGGTAAAAGTTGTGCGCACTTATAAAATTTCCAAGCAAGTTGTGCCAAAAACTGTTGCTAAACGGCGCACTTGGGCGAAATTTGGTGATTCAAAGAACGACAAACCCGGCCCAAATTCACAAACAACTATGGTGTCTGAAGAAATATTCATGCAATTTCTCAACTCCAAAGAAGAAGAGAAGGCCAATGATCAACTACTTGATCCCTCAAAGAACATTGCCAAATGTCGTATTTGTAATGGTGAGCATTGGTCCGTGAATTGTCCGTACAAAGGCACAGCTATGGATACGAATTTAATGGAGAAGAAGGCTGCAGCTGCTGCGACAGCAGCGGTCGAAGCGCCCAAATCTGGAAAGTATGTGCCACCCTTCCTTAAGGACAGTCAGAAAGGTGGATTAGGCATGCGTGGACGTGATGATACCGCCGCTATCCGTATTTCCAATTTGTCTGAGTCGATGACAGAGGCCGATCTGGATGAATTGGTAAAGAAAATTGGTCAGCATAGCAAAATGTATTTGGCGCGTGACAAGAACACTGGGCTGTGCAAAGGTTTTGCTTATGTACATTTCAAACAACGCAAGGATGCCGCTGCTGCTATTGAAATTCTCAATGGACATGGTTATGATCACTTGATTTTAAATGTGGAATGGTCGAAGCCACAGACCAACTGA
- the LOC128858988 gene encoding augmin complex subunit dgt4 — protein MSGTSATPTSASSAASVSPSADNTGMEDIQYLLYLETLRRFRDDETNIKRQVDEKTRQYLEVKENYLQLYAKYVKLTTLAATRCALLTDNPLPIATVTAANNEIDAAARKLASGDMMEPINEVDVVQCRDKLSACKTHEKLKQLKRELAESKTTVRAIQTSAETVDATIETATLQSLDNFVGEVGENRLKKTPLRNLFTNK, from the coding sequence atgtccGGCACAAGTGCGACACCAACATCCGCCAGCAGTGCGGCCTCCGTTTCACCTAGCGCCGACAATACTGGAATGGAGGATATCCAGTATTTGCTCTACTTGGAGACTTTACGTCGGTTTCGTGACGATGAGACCAATATTAAACGCCAAGTGGACGAAAAAACTCGACAGTATTTGGAAGTTAAggaaaattatttacaattatATGCCAAGTATGTGAAGCTAACGACTTTGGCTGCTACACGTTGTGCGTTGTTAACCGATAATCCCTTACCGATTGCAACAGTTACAGCCGCGAATAACGAAATCGATGCTGCGGCACGTAAACTAGCCTCTGGTGATATGATGGAGCCAATCAATGAAGTAGACGTTGTACAATGCAGGGATAAATTGAGCGCTTGCAAAACACATGAGAAACTAAAGCAATTGAAACGAGAATTGGCTGAGAGCAAAACCACTGTGCGTGCCATACAAACGTCTGCCGAAACTGTGGATGCCACTATTGAGACGGCAACGCTGCAAAGCCTAGACAACTTTGTAGGGGAAGTTGGTGAAAACAGGCTAAAGAAAACACCATTGCGAAATTTATTTACGAATAAGTAA
- the LOC128858987 gene encoding histone acetyltransferase Tip60, with the protein MKITQKIEFDEDVSSICESTGALTEGCRLPVRMHKTEDWPLAEVVSIKDLDGKRQFYVHYVDFNKRLDEWVTEEDVDTRKVQFPRRDGTQTGASTGVTTPKKHHSSLPGSVSRPTSPQPAASNEMVNGNAVLAAALQKKINRKRKLNSVPAPPVAVVPEIPPPIITPAPTPAPIVVIPTTPVPVSVSEEASQDGKNATPRQSGSMVIHQDDVVTRMKNVEMIELGKHRIKPWYFSPYPQELCQMPCIYICEFCLKYRKSRKCLERHLAKCNLRHPPGNEIYRKHTISFFEIDGRKNKVYAQNLCLLAKLFLDHKTLYYDTDPFLFYVMTEFDSRGFHIVGYFSKEKESTEDYNVACILTMPPYQRKGYGKLLIEFSYELSKFEGKTGSPEKPLSDLGLLSYRSYWAQTILEIFISQKPTSDGEKPTITINDICECTSIKKEDVISTLQNLNLINYYKGQYIVCISRDIIDQHKKAMDKRKIRIDSKCLHWTPKDWSKRSKW; encoded by the exons atgaaaataacacaaaaaattgaGTTTGACGAAGATGTCTCATCGATTTGTGAGTCTACG GGTGCGCTCACGGAAGGCTGCAGACTACCAGTGCGTATGCACAAAACTGAAGACTGGCCACTTGCAGAAGTTGTAAGCATTAAGGATCTTGACGGCAAAAGACAGTTCTATGTGCACTATGTTGATT TTAATAAACGGCTTGACGAATGGGTTACCGAAGAGGACGTAGACACACGCAAGGTACAATTCCCACGACGCGATGGTACTCAAACAGGTGCCAGCACAGGGGTAACTACACCAAAGAAACACCACTCATCACTTCCAGGCAGCGTTTCAAGACCCACATCCCCGCAACCAGCTGCTAGCAATGAAATGGTAAATGGGAATGCTGTGTTAGCCGCAGCGTTACAGAAGAAAATTAACCGCAAAAGGAAG CTAAATTCTGTACCAGCGCCACCAGTTGCCGTAGTGCCTGAAATACCGCCACCTATTATAACACCCGCGCCAACGCCCGCACCTATTGTTGTTATACCCACCACCCCAGTGCCGGTGTCTGTGTCTGAGGAAGCTTCACAAGATGGCAAAAATGCGACACCCCGCCAATCGGGCAGCATGGTTATACATCAGGATGAtgtagtgacgcgcatgaaaaatgttgaaatgatCGAATTGGGCAAACACCGAATAAAACCCTGGTATTTCTCACCGTATCCACAG GAATTATGCCAAATGccgtgtatttacatatgtgagTTCTGCCTAAAGTACCGTAAAAGTCGGAAATGTCTTGAACGCCATTTAGCGAAATGCAATCTTAGGCATCCGCCTGGCAATGAGATCTATCGTAAACACACGAtttcttttttcgaaattgacGGACGTAAAAATAAAGTCTACGCCCAAAATTTATGTCTACTGGCCAAACTCTTTCTGGATCACAAAACACTTTATTACGACACCGACCCTTTTCTGTTTTATGTTATGACTGAATTCGATTCGCGTGGCTTCCACATAGTCGGCTATTTTTCAAAGGAGAAAGAGAGCACAGAGGACTACAATGTTGCTTGTATACTTACAATGCCTCCGTATCAGCGTAAAGGTTACGGCAAACTATTAATTGAATTCAGCTATGAGCTTTCCAAGTTTGAAGGGAAAACTGGTTCGCCAGAAAAACCCCTGTCAGATTTGGGCTTACTTTCGTATCGTTCCTATTGGGCGCAAACAATTTTGGAGATTTTCATAAGCCAAAAGCCAACCAGCGATGGCGAGAAACCAACCATTACAATCAA TGATATCTGTGAATGCACTTCCATCAAGAAAGAGGATGTTATATCAACATTACAAAATTTGAATCTTATCAACTATTACAAAGGCCAGTATATAGTTTGCATCAGTCGAGACATAATTGATCAACACAAAAAAGCAATGGACAAACGTAAAATTCGCATCGATTCCAAATGTCTACACTGGACGCCCAAAGATTGGTCTAAGCGCTCCAAGTGGTAA
- the LOC128856742 gene encoding tRNA (cytosine(34)-C(5))-methyltransferase isoform X1 → MGRNRKSNPFAAKKRQKRENQGVDPRPVRQEPYEDIKRDNAAFIKYYQLQNICADESEWEQFLTKIRDNLPVTFRVTGFRGEAKALLGIIETELFADYVDSVAELHGISKEEVERPLPLPWYPDGLAYQLQLTRKDIRRSEPLFRLHNFLITETNAGSINRQEAVSMIPPLVLDVQPTDKVLDMCAAPGSKTAQLIEALHSAPEKHKIPPGFVVANDVDNNRCYMLVHQAKRLNSPCFVVTNHDSSFFPNLLQTEADGSKSILKFNKILCDVPCSGDGTLRKNPDIWTKWNLAQAYNLHGIQYRITRRGAEMLSVGGRLVYSTCSLNPIENEAVLQRIIADADGALEIVDAAHLVPGLKFKPGMTSWKLATKEVDQVFTSFDEVPEKYHTVIRPNMFPLPKEQIEKIGLEKCIRVLPHLQDSGGFFVAVIEKRRQLPFEKNDLKALLEKPKPEVKLDENGQPIEEKSVPWGPQRKRRRLHGYKEDPYVFFEEQDADWDELKSFFALDDTLNKRCLLTRCITDKKKNIYYCSEPIRDMVLLNEDTIKIINTGVKTFVRCENRHTSHPFRLAQEGLQTSNAFMGAIRRIVISREDLILLLNCTDPTKPPSTLQLAPETQERCKELGVGSCILKYEDPRFTLFLVGWRGSSSLRAYVDTNETVHVLRLLGADISKFEVNKYEKAKEAAAAAAAAAAISAEAKEVTVDVKETAVEQEDIAMVSSETVNEANAVPVAE, encoded by the exons atgggtcGTAACAGAAAATCGAATCCGTTTGCAGCGAAGAAACGTCAAAAGCGTGAGAAT CAGGGTGTCGACCCCAGGCCGGTGCGCCAGGAACCTTACGAGGATATCAAACGTGATAATGCTGCTTTCATTAAATACTATCAGCTGCAAAATATATGCGCTGATGAGTCAGAATGGGAACAATTTCTAACCAAAATACGCGATAACCTGCCAGTTACATTCCGTGTGACTGGTTTTCGCGGTGAAGCGAAAGCTTTACTCGGTATTATCGAGACTGAGTTGTTTGCTGACTATGTGGATAGCGTTGCCGAATTGCATGGCATTTCAAAAGAAGAGGTAGAACGTCCATTACCATTGCCTTGGTATCCAGATGGTTTGGCATATCAGCTACAATTGACACGCAAAGATATCCGCCGCTCGGAGCCACTATTCCGTTTGCACAATTTTCTTATAACTGAGACAAATGCTGGTAGTATAAATCGCCAGGAGGCCGTCTCGATGATACCACCGTTAGTATTGGATGTACAACCAACCGATAAAGTGTTGGATATGTGCGCAGCGCCGGGCTCGAAGACGGCGCAGCTCATTGAGGCACTCCATAGTGCGCCGGAAAAGCATAAAATACCACCGGGCTTCGTAGTGGCAAATGATGTAGACAATAACCGCTGTTACATGTTGGTACATCAAGCGAAAAGGCTGAATTCACCCTGTTTTGTGGTAACCAATCATGACAGCAGTTTCTTTCCAAATTTGCTG CAAACCGAAGCCGATGGTAGTAAATCCattttgaaattcaataaaattttgtgcGATGTTCCATGTTCAGGCGATGGTACGCTGCGCAAAAATCCCGACATTTGGACGAAATGGAATTTAGCGCAGGCCTATAATTTGCATGG taTTCAATACCGCATCACACGCCGTGGCGCTGAAATGCTCAGCGTCGGTGGCCGTTTGGTCTACTCGACATGTTCACTAAATCCCATTGAAAATGAGGCTGTGTTGCAACGGATTATTGCTGATGCAGATGGTGCATTAGAAATTGTGGATGCCGCGCATTTAGTGCCAGGCTTGAAATTTAAACCCGGCATGACAAGTTGGAAACTAGCAACGAAGGAAGTTGATCAAGTATTTACCAGTTTCGATGAGGTGCCTGAGAAATACCACACTGTCATAAGACCCAACATGTTTCCACTGCCGAAGgagcaaattgaaaaaatcggtTTGGAAAAATG CATTCGCGTGTTGCCGCACCTACAAGACTCTGGTGGTTTCTTTGTCGCTGTCATTGAAAAACGTCGCCAATTGCCATTCGAGAAGAATGATTTGAAAGCGTTACTCGAAAAACCCAAACCCGAAGTAAAATTAGATGAGAATGGCCAACCAATTGAAGAGAAATCTGTGCCATGGGGACCGCAACGCAAGCGTCGTCGTCTGCACGGTTATAAAGAAGATCCATATGTATTCTTCGAGGAACAGGACGCCGATTGGGATGAGTTGAAATCGTTCTTTGCGCTCGACGATACGCTTAATAAGCGTTGCTTGCTAACACGCTGCATCAccgataagaaaaaaaacatctaTTACTGCTCCGAACCCATACGTGATATGGTGCTGTTGAATGAGGACACAATTAAGATCATAAATACAGGTGTGAAAACATTTGTGCGCTGTGAAAACCGTCACACGTCGCATCCGTTTCGTTTGGCACAGGAAGGACTGCAGACGTCAAACGCATTTATGGGCGCAATTCGTCGAATAGTAATCTCAAGAGAAGATTTAattttactgctcaattgcacAGATCCAACTAAGCCACCTTCAACGCTGCAACTAGCGCCGGAAACACAGGAGCGTTGCAAGGAATTAG GTGTTGGCAGCTGCATTTTGAAATATGAAGATCCACGTTTCACACTATTTCTTGTGGGCTGGCGCGGCTCTTCAAGTTTACGCGCCTATGTAGATACAAATGAGACAGTGCATGTTCTGCGTTTACTGGGTGCCGATATAAGCAAGTTTG AAGTCAACAAGTATGAAAAGGCTAAAGAGGCTGCGGCtgcagcagcggcagcggcagcgATTTCTGCTGAGGCTAAAGAAGTAACTGTTGATGTAAAGGAAACTGCTGTGGAACAAGAGGATATTGCTATGGTATCGAGTGAAACAGTCAATGAAGCGAACGCGGTGCCAGTCGCTGAATAA
- the LOC128856742 gene encoding tRNA (cytosine(34)-C(5))-methyltransferase isoform X2 has protein sequence MGRNRKSNPFAAKKRQKRENGVDPRPVRQEPYEDIKRDNAAFIKYYQLQNICADESEWEQFLTKIRDNLPVTFRVTGFRGEAKALLGIIETELFADYVDSVAELHGISKEEVERPLPLPWYPDGLAYQLQLTRKDIRRSEPLFRLHNFLITETNAGSINRQEAVSMIPPLVLDVQPTDKVLDMCAAPGSKTAQLIEALHSAPEKHKIPPGFVVANDVDNNRCYMLVHQAKRLNSPCFVVTNHDSSFFPNLLQTEADGSKSILKFNKILCDVPCSGDGTLRKNPDIWTKWNLAQAYNLHGIQYRITRRGAEMLSVGGRLVYSTCSLNPIENEAVLQRIIADADGALEIVDAAHLVPGLKFKPGMTSWKLATKEVDQVFTSFDEVPEKYHTVIRPNMFPLPKEQIEKIGLEKCIRVLPHLQDSGGFFVAVIEKRRQLPFEKNDLKALLEKPKPEVKLDENGQPIEEKSVPWGPQRKRRRLHGYKEDPYVFFEEQDADWDELKSFFALDDTLNKRCLLTRCITDKKKNIYYCSEPIRDMVLLNEDTIKIINTGVKTFVRCENRHTSHPFRLAQEGLQTSNAFMGAIRRIVISREDLILLLNCTDPTKPPSTLQLAPETQERCKELGVGSCILKYEDPRFTLFLVGWRGSSSLRAYVDTNETVHVLRLLGADISKFEVNKYEKAKEAAAAAAAAAAISAEAKEVTVDVKETAVEQEDIAMVSSETVNEANAVPVAE, from the exons atgggtcGTAACAGAAAATCGAATCCGTTTGCAGCGAAGAAACGTCAAAAGCGTGAGAAT GGTGTCGACCCCAGGCCGGTGCGCCAGGAACCTTACGAGGATATCAAACGTGATAATGCTGCTTTCATTAAATACTATCAGCTGCAAAATATATGCGCTGATGAGTCAGAATGGGAACAATTTCTAACCAAAATACGCGATAACCTGCCAGTTACATTCCGTGTGACTGGTTTTCGCGGTGAAGCGAAAGCTTTACTCGGTATTATCGAGACTGAGTTGTTTGCTGACTATGTGGATAGCGTTGCCGAATTGCATGGCATTTCAAAAGAAGAGGTAGAACGTCCATTACCATTGCCTTGGTATCCAGATGGTTTGGCATATCAGCTACAATTGACACGCAAAGATATCCGCCGCTCGGAGCCACTATTCCGTTTGCACAATTTTCTTATAACTGAGACAAATGCTGGTAGTATAAATCGCCAGGAGGCCGTCTCGATGATACCACCGTTAGTATTGGATGTACAACCAACCGATAAAGTGTTGGATATGTGCGCAGCGCCGGGCTCGAAGACGGCGCAGCTCATTGAGGCACTCCATAGTGCGCCGGAAAAGCATAAAATACCACCGGGCTTCGTAGTGGCAAATGATGTAGACAATAACCGCTGTTACATGTTGGTACATCAAGCGAAAAGGCTGAATTCACCCTGTTTTGTGGTAACCAATCATGACAGCAGTTTCTTTCCAAATTTGCTG CAAACCGAAGCCGATGGTAGTAAATCCattttgaaattcaataaaattttgtgcGATGTTCCATGTTCAGGCGATGGTACGCTGCGCAAAAATCCCGACATTTGGACGAAATGGAATTTAGCGCAGGCCTATAATTTGCATGG taTTCAATACCGCATCACACGCCGTGGCGCTGAAATGCTCAGCGTCGGTGGCCGTTTGGTCTACTCGACATGTTCACTAAATCCCATTGAAAATGAGGCTGTGTTGCAACGGATTATTGCTGATGCAGATGGTGCATTAGAAATTGTGGATGCCGCGCATTTAGTGCCAGGCTTGAAATTTAAACCCGGCATGACAAGTTGGAAACTAGCAACGAAGGAAGTTGATCAAGTATTTACCAGTTTCGATGAGGTGCCTGAGAAATACCACACTGTCATAAGACCCAACATGTTTCCACTGCCGAAGgagcaaattgaaaaaatcggtTTGGAAAAATG CATTCGCGTGTTGCCGCACCTACAAGACTCTGGTGGTTTCTTTGTCGCTGTCATTGAAAAACGTCGCCAATTGCCATTCGAGAAGAATGATTTGAAAGCGTTACTCGAAAAACCCAAACCCGAAGTAAAATTAGATGAGAATGGCCAACCAATTGAAGAGAAATCTGTGCCATGGGGACCGCAACGCAAGCGTCGTCGTCTGCACGGTTATAAAGAAGATCCATATGTATTCTTCGAGGAACAGGACGCCGATTGGGATGAGTTGAAATCGTTCTTTGCGCTCGACGATACGCTTAATAAGCGTTGCTTGCTAACACGCTGCATCAccgataagaaaaaaaacatctaTTACTGCTCCGAACCCATACGTGATATGGTGCTGTTGAATGAGGACACAATTAAGATCATAAATACAGGTGTGAAAACATTTGTGCGCTGTGAAAACCGTCACACGTCGCATCCGTTTCGTTTGGCACAGGAAGGACTGCAGACGTCAAACGCATTTATGGGCGCAATTCGTCGAATAGTAATCTCAAGAGAAGATTTAattttactgctcaattgcacAGATCCAACTAAGCCACCTTCAACGCTGCAACTAGCGCCGGAAACACAGGAGCGTTGCAAGGAATTAG GTGTTGGCAGCTGCATTTTGAAATATGAAGATCCACGTTTCACACTATTTCTTGTGGGCTGGCGCGGCTCTTCAAGTTTACGCGCCTATGTAGATACAAATGAGACAGTGCATGTTCTGCGTTTACTGGGTGCCGATATAAGCAAGTTTG AAGTCAACAAGTATGAAAAGGCTAAAGAGGCTGCGGCtgcagcagcggcagcggcagcgATTTCTGCTGAGGCTAAAGAAGTAACTGTTGATGTAAAGGAAACTGCTGTGGAACAAGAGGATATTGCTATGGTATCGAGTGAAACAGTCAATGAAGCGAACGCGGTGCCAGTCGCTGAATAA